One stretch of Trichocoleus sp. DNA includes these proteins:
- a CDS encoding aldo/keto reductase: MGVSQIAIAANSLICSRLALGVWRLAEWQMQPRERVAFIETALELGITTIDHADIYGNYTCEGLFGDALALKPGLRDQMQLITKCDIKLVSANRPEHTIKHYDTSQAHIVASVENSLNQLRTDRVDLLLLHRPDPLMDADETAEALMDLKQAGKILHVGVSNFQPSQFDLLASRLNFPIVTNQVEFSVTHLTPLYDGTFDQCQRLRIAPMAWSPLGGGDLFQSDSPSAKRLRSALQTIGEQLGNATIDQVALAWILRHPANIIPVLGTGKRDRLQSAAAAAQLQLSREQWFYILAASTGAPVP; this comes from the coding sequence ATGGGGGTTTCACAAATTGCCATTGCTGCAAACAGTCTTATCTGCTCAAGGTTGGCATTGGGAGTTTGGCGACTGGCAGAGTGGCAGATGCAGCCCCGCGAGCGAGTGGCGTTCATCGAAACTGCTTTGGAGTTAGGCATCACGACGATCGACCATGCCGACATTTATGGCAACTACACCTGTGAAGGTCTGTTTGGAGATGCCCTTGCGCTGAAGCCAGGTCTGCGAGATCAGATGCAACTGATCACCAAATGTGACATCAAGCTCGTTTCAGCCAATCGCCCCGAACATACTATCAAACACTACGACACCAGCCAGGCGCACATTGTGGCATCGGTTGAAAACTCCCTGAATCAGCTTCGTACCGATCGCGTTGATCTGCTGTTGCTACACCGTCCTGATCCGCTTATGGATGCAGATGAGACGGCTGAAGCATTGATGGACTTGAAACAGGCAGGCAAGATTTTGCACGTTGGCGTATCAAACTTCCAGCCCAGCCAGTTTGATTTGCTTGCCTCGCGCCTGAATTTCCCAATCGTCACTAATCAGGTCGAATTTTCGGTCACGCATCTCACGCCGCTCTACGATGGCACGTTTGATCAGTGTCAGCGACTGCGGATTGCGCCGATGGCATGGTCGCCACTGGGCGGGGGAGATTTGTTTCAGTCCGATAGTCCTTCGGCAAAACGGCTCCGATCGGCACTCCAAACGATCGGGGAACAGTTAGGGAATGCGACGATCGATCAGGTGGCACTCGCCTGGATTCTGAGACATCCGGCAAACATTATTCCGGTTTTGGGCACTGGAAAGCGCGATCGACTGCAATCTGCCGCAGCCGCTGCTCAACTCCAACTCTCTCGCGAACAGTGGTTTTACATTTTGGCAGCATCGACAGGGGCACCTGTGCCGTGA
- a CDS encoding hydantoinase B/oxoprolinase family protein, which produces MSSNERQLEQGRWQFWIDRGGTFTDIVAQRPDGALIIHKLLSENPDRYKDAPLQGIRDLLGVPADASIPADRIAAIKMGTTVATNALLERQGDRTVLLITQGFRDALRIGYQNRPDIFAQQIVLPEMLYEQVIEVEERYSAQGDELAPLNEATLMPQLQAAYDAGIRACAIVFMHGYRYPAHEQRAAQLARSIGFTQVSVSHQISPLMKLISRGDTTVVDAYLSPILRRYIDRIAAELGGGEDVEQAIGSQRPHLMFMQSNGGLTDARLFQGKDSILSGPAGGIVGAVQTSLSAGFEQIIGFDMGGTSTDVSHFNGEYERVFETEVAGVRLRAPMMAIHTVAAGGGSILKFDGSRYRVGPESAGAYPGPACYRQGGALTVTDCNVMLGKIQPDFFPQVFGKEGNQPIDPEIVRQKFTELATTIAAKTKDPRTPEQVAEGFLEIAIDKMAAAIKKISIQRGYDVTEYTLCCFGGAGGQHACRIADALGMTQVFLHPYAGVLSAYGIGLADISTIRERSIEAKLSDDLLSQLQPVLTDLTAEGSVAVQQQGIDATQIQPLPKAYLRYEGTDSALVVDFAERPTMIAQFEQAYQQRYGFTMPDKALIVEAISVEVIGKTQVPAAPSIAPVRTQPLTAVKTVQMYSHSNWHDTPVFLREDLCAGDRISGPALLIEATSTNAIEPGWQAVLTDRNHLVLQKVELAETAEPIAANSHVQPDPVLLEIFNNLFRSIAEEMGVTLQNTSYSVNIKERLDFSCAVFDQQGQLVANAPHIPVHLGSMSESVQSLIQAKGDRLKPGDVYVLNNPYNGGTHLPDVTVITPVFIEATSPLFYLASRGHHADIGGITPGSMPPYSSTVEEEGVLIDNVLLVDRGKFQESEIRHLLTSGRYPVRNLTQNLADLQAQIAANERGGQELRRMVAHYGLEMVQAYMQHVQNNAEESVRRVIQVLQNGSFTYPLDDGTQIQVQITINHTDRTARIDFTGTSPQQPNNLNAPLAICKAVVLYVFRSLVNDDIPLNAGCLKPLEIIVPAGSLLNPRYPAAVVAGNVETSQAIANALYGALNVMAASQGTMNNFTFGNAQYQYYETICGGSGAGKTFNGTDAVQTHMTNSRLTDPEVLEWRFPVLLETFAIRANSGGTGHHSGGSGVIRHIQFLEPMTAGILSSHRLIPPFGLAGGTAGTIGRNSVIRANGMIEHLGGKAQVEMQPGDRFLIETPGGGGYGSPSNSTPAP; this is translated from the coding sequence ATGAGCAGTAACGAACGGCAATTGGAACAAGGGCGCTGGCAATTTTGGATCGATCGCGGTGGCACATTCACTGATATTGTGGCTCAACGTCCTGATGGTGCGCTGATCATCCACAAACTCCTGTCTGAAAATCCCGATCGCTACAAAGATGCTCCCCTGCAAGGCATTCGCGATCTGCTCGGTGTTCCTGCTGATGCATCCATTCCAGCCGATCGGATTGCTGCCATCAAGATGGGGACTACCGTAGCGACAAACGCGCTGCTAGAGCGTCAGGGCGATCGAACGGTGCTTCTGATCACGCAAGGCTTTCGAGATGCGCTGCGGATTGGCTACCAAAATCGCCCCGATATTTTTGCCCAGCAGATCGTTCTGCCAGAAATGCTTTATGAGCAGGTGATCGAAGTCGAAGAACGCTACAGTGCTCAGGGTGATGAACTGGCTCCGCTCAACGAAGCAACGCTCATGCCCCAACTCCAGGCAGCTTATGATGCTGGCATTCGTGCCTGTGCGATCGTCTTCATGCATGGCTATCGTTATCCTGCTCACGAACAACGCGCTGCACAACTCGCAAGATCGATCGGCTTTACGCAGGTTTCGGTGTCTCATCAGATTAGCCCATTGATGAAACTGATTAGTCGGGGTGATACAACCGTAGTTGATGCTTATCTCTCGCCAATTTTGCGAAGATATATCGATCGAATTGCGGCTGAGTTGGGGGGCGGAGAAGACGTAGAGCAGGCGATCGGTTCGCAGCGTCCGCATCTGATGTTTATGCAATCCAATGGTGGGTTGACGGATGCGCGGCTGTTTCAAGGGAAAGACAGCATTTTGTCGGGGCCAGCCGGGGGGATTGTCGGAGCTGTCCAGACGAGCCTGAGTGCGGGCTTTGAGCAAATCATTGGCTTTGATATGGGTGGCACTTCTACCGATGTCTCGCATTTCAATGGCGAATATGAGCGCGTTTTTGAAACAGAAGTGGCAGGGGTGAGGCTGCGGGCACCCATGATGGCAATTCACACAGTCGCGGCAGGGGGTGGCTCAATTCTCAAGTTCGATGGCTCTCGCTATCGGGTCGGACCTGAATCTGCTGGAGCCTATCCTGGGCCTGCCTGCTATCGCCAGGGGGGTGCTTTAACCGTGACAGACTGTAATGTGATGCTCGGCAAAATCCAGCCAGACTTTTTCCCTCAGGTCTTTGGGAAGGAGGGCAACCAGCCGATCGATCCGGAAATTGTGCGGCAGAAGTTCACCGAGTTGGCAACGACGATCGCCGCTAAAACAAAAGATCCTCGGACGCCAGAACAGGTTGCAGAGGGATTTTTGGAAATCGCGATCGATAAAATGGCAGCGGCAATCAAAAAAATCTCGATTCAGCGCGGCTATGACGTGACAGAATACACGCTTTGCTGTTTTGGGGGAGCAGGTGGACAGCACGCTTGCCGAATTGCTGATGCTCTGGGCATGACGCAGGTGTTCCTTCATCCTTATGCTGGCGTCCTTTCGGCTTATGGGATAGGTTTAGCCGACATCAGCACCATTCGAGAACGATCGATCGAGGCGAAACTGAGCGATGATCTGCTGTCCCAGCTTCAGCCAGTGCTCACAGATCTGACCGCAGAAGGCAGCGTGGCAGTTCAGCAACAGGGCATTGATGCCACCCAAATTCAGCCCCTTCCCAAAGCTTATCTCCGTTACGAAGGTACAGACTCCGCTCTTGTTGTTGACTTTGCCGAGCGCCCGACCATGATCGCTCAGTTCGAGCAAGCCTATCAGCAGCGATATGGCTTCACCATGCCCGACAAAGCATTGATTGTGGAAGCGATCTCGGTTGAAGTCATCGGCAAAACCCAAGTTCCGGCTGCTCCATCGATCGCGCCTGTGCGGACTCAACCCTTGACGGCGGTGAAAACGGTGCAGATGTATAGTCACAGCAACTGGCACGATACGCCTGTTTTTCTGCGGGAAGACTTATGTGCAGGCGATCGAATTTCTGGGCCTGCTTTGCTGATTGAAGCGACCAGCACCAATGCCATAGAGCCAGGATGGCAGGCTGTTTTGACCGATCGCAATCATCTGGTCTTACAGAAAGTGGAGCTGGCAGAGACAGCAGAACCGATTGCAGCTAATTCTCATGTTCAGCCTGATCCGGTGCTGCTAGAGATCTTTAATAACTTGTTTCGCTCGATCGCGGAAGAAATGGGGGTAACGCTGCAAAATACGAGCTACTCCGTCAACATCAAAGAGCGGTTGGATTTTTCCTGTGCAGTGTTTGACCAACAGGGACAACTGGTTGCGAATGCGCCGCACATTCCGGTGCATCTGGGGTCGATGAGCGAGAGTGTCCAGAGTTTGATCCAGGCAAAGGGCGATCGACTGAAGCCGGGGGATGTCTATGTGCTCAACAATCCTTACAACGGCGGCACTCATTTACCCGATGTCACAGTTATTACACCTGTTTTTATTGAGGCAACATCGCCGCTGTTCTATTTGGCTTCTCGCGGACATCATGCCGATATTGGCGGAATTACGCCCGGATCAATGCCGCCTTATAGCTCAACGGTGGAGGAGGAAGGCGTTTTAATTGACAACGTTCTGCTGGTCGATCGCGGTAAGTTTCAGGAATCTGAGATTCGGCATCTTCTCACCAGTGGGCGCTATCCGGTACGAAATCTAACCCAAAATCTGGCTGATTTACAAGCGCAAATCGCGGCAAATGAGCGAGGTGGACAAGAACTACGGCGGATGGTCGCGCACTATGGGCTGGAAATGGTTCAGGCTTATATGCAGCACGTGCAAAATAATGCTGAAGAATCAGTGCGGCGCGTGATTCAGGTGTTGCAAAACGGCAGCTTCACCTATCCGCTGGATGATGGCACGCAAATTCAGGTACAGATTACGATCAACCACACCGATCGCACTGCGCGGATTGATTTTACGGGAACCTCACCCCAACAGCCCAACAACCTGAATGCGCCACTCGCCATCTGTAAAGCAGTGGTTCTGTATGTTTTTCGATCGCTGGTGAATGATGATATTCCTCTAAATGCGGGCTGTCTCAAACCCTTAGAGATCATTGTTCCAGCAGGTTCTTTGCTCAATCCTCGCTATCCAGCAGCCGTTGTTGCAGGCAATGTCGAAACTTCCCAGGCAATTGCCAATGCCCTCTATGGTGCGCTCAACGTCATGGCAGCTTCCCAAGGCACGATGAATAATTTCACCTTTGGCAATGCCCAATATCAGTATTACGAGACGATTTGCGGCGGCTCTGGAGCAGGCAAAACCTTCAATGGTACGGATGCTGTCCAAACTCACATGACCAACTCCCGCTTGACCGACCCCGAAGTGCTGGAATGGCGGTTCCCGGTCTTGCTAGAAACCTTTGCAATCCGCGCCAATAGCGGCGGTACAGGGCACCACTCCGGCGGAAGTGGAGTAATTCGCCACATCCAGTTTCTCGAACCGATGACCGCAGGAATTTTGTCGAGCCATCGCCTGATTCCTCCCTTTGGTTTAGCAGGCGGCACAGCAGGCACGATCGGACGCAACAGCGTTATCCGAGCCAATGGCATGATCGAACATTTGGGCGGCAAAGCCCAGGTTGAAATGCAACCCGGCGATCGATTCCTGATTGAAACTCCGGGTGGCGGCGGCTATGGCTCTCCTTCTAACTCAACTCCTGCCCCCTAA